Proteins found in one Lycium ferocissimum isolate CSIRO_LF1 chromosome 6, AGI_CSIRO_Lferr_CH_V1, whole genome shotgun sequence genomic segment:
- the LOC132061216 gene encoding F-box protein At5g65850-like, translating to MKPATKTRKPSIPQELVFEIFSWLPAKSLMRFKCIYKFCNSLVSESDFVDIHQCRSMIRTGGKKLFAWQDKDFYTIEGKEEGNASRLRIENFSENLLYNHIMCTNGLFCCSKKYEECVAVCNPSTKVVRYLPRLKAFAKIDYPGYYYSMGFDPQEKTYKVLMTVSTRNWVFTLGTDKSWREIKGIIDFAVTRNNAVYISGVIYMLNYAEGNAFIVAFDVKNENFRIITLWNPSYHRAYFYNTRKVNGKLAILDMRNYFDCGDNMDMWILENQTQNEGWEKHIIRIPLERTRFCNYCDGEILFTKTIKSRQFIRLCYDDREKRWREFIIKGLPEVGLINGVYSYAESLFPVEKICNSS from the coding sequence ATGAAGCCTGCGACAAAGACAAGAAAACCGTCAATTCCCCAAGAATTAGTCTTTGAAATATTCTCATGGCTTCCTGCCAAGTCTTTAATGCGTTTCAAATGCATTTACAAATTCTGTAATTCTCTTGTATCAGAATCAGATTTCGTGGATATACATCAATGCCGCTCTATGATCCGTACAGGTGGAAAAAAGTTGTTTGCTTGGCAAGACAAGGATTTTTACACTATAGAGGGAAAGGAAGAAGGAAATGCCTCCCGTCTTCGTATTGAGAATTTTAGTGAAAATCTCCTCTACAACCATATAATGTGCACTAATGGTTTGTTTTGCTGCTCGAAGAAATATGAGGAGTGTGTTGCAGTTTGCAATCCTAGCACAAAAGTTGTAAGATATCTTCCCCGCCTCAAAGCGTTTGCTAAAATAGATTACCCTGGATATTACTATTCAATGGGTTTTGATCCACAAGAGAAGACGTATAAAGTTTTGATGACAGTGTCCACAAGAAATTGGGTTTTTACCTTAGGTACAGACAAATCATGGAGAGAGATTAAAGGTATTATTGATTTTGCTGTTACACGTAACAATGCAGTTTACATTAGTGGAGTTATCTATATGTTGAATTATGCCGAGGGGAACGCATTCATAGTAGCCTttgatgttaaaaatgaaaatttcagAATTATCACATTGTGGAATCCGTCATATCACAGAGCGTATTTTTATAACACAAGAAAAGTGAATGGAAAATTAGCAATCCTTGATATGAGGAATTATTTTGACTGTGGAGATAATATGGACATGTGGATTTTAGAAAATCAGACTCAAAACGAAGGATGGGAGAAGCATATCATTCGAATTCCTCTAGAGAGGACAAGATTTTGTAACTATTGCGATGGAGAGATTTTATTCACCAAGACGATCAAGTCACGTCAATTCATCCGTTTGTGCTATGATGACAGGGAAAAGAGATGGAGAGAGTTTATAATCAAAGGGCTCCCAGAAGTGGGTTTGATCAATGGCGTTTATAGTTATGCTGAAAGCCTCTTCCCAGTTGAAAAGATATGCAATAGTAGTTGA